TTTGAGAATTTTTATGAAGTATAAAATATAAGAAAATTCAAGTGATATATTAAGTCTCAGATTTATTACAGATTAGGGGGAATTCATATGATTAAATGGCAAAGGCCAAGGTTTCAGCCCAATTTGCCTTTGGGGGAAAACAATCAAAAGGTGACAGCATCAAAAGAGCATCGAGAACTATCAAAGAATGCTGCAAAAGAAGGTATGGTTCTTTTAAAAAATATGAACCATGTCCTTCCATTGCCCAAAGGGTCAAAAGTTGCATTGTTTGGAAAAGGTACATTTGACTATGTTAAAGGCGGCGGTGGCAGTGGTGATGTGACGGTTGAATATGTTACTAATCTATATAACGGCATGAAGGCATTAAAGGAAAGAGTTACGGTGTTCGAGGAACTGGCAGATTTTTACCGAAAAAATGTTATGGAGCAGTATGCAAAGGGTGCCGTACCGGGCCTGACAGTAGAACCGGAAGTTCCCCGTGAGCTTTTAGCAAAGGCTAGAGCATTTACAGATACCGCAATTATTTCTATTAGTCGTTTTTCAGGAGAAGGATGGGATCGAAAAAGCACTTTTGACAAAAACAGCAACAATCTCATAGGACCTGAAGCACTTTTTGCAAAGAAAGCGGATGGAATCTATGAAAACGGTGATTTTTATCTGACCAAAAAAGAAATTGAAATGGTAAATGTTGTGAAAGAGGCATTTAACAAAGTTATTGTTGTTTTGAATGTAGGAGGTATTGTGGATACGGAATGGTTTGTAAATGACGATGCAATTCAATCGGTTTTAATGGCATGGCAAGGGGGCATGGAAGGAGGAAGTGCCGCTGCGGAGCTTCTTTGTGGAATAGGTAATCCTTCAGGCAAATTATCAGATACCTTTGCAAAAAGATTAGAAGATTATCCTTCTACATATAATTTCCACGAATCTGAAGACTACGTTGACTACACCGAAGATATTTATGTAGGGTATCGTTATTTCGAGACGATTCCCGGTGCTGCAGATAAGGTCAATTATCCTTTTGGATATGGATTATCCTATACATCTTTTGATTATTCTGTTGCTTCAATAAGACAGGAAAAAGATTTTATTAAGGTTTTGGTTAATGTAACCAATACAGGTTCTATGGAAGGAAAAGAAGTCATCCAGCTTTATTTTGGAGCCTCTCAGGGACTTCTTGGGAAGCCTGCTAAAAGTTTAATTGCTTTCCAAAAGACTCGTTTACTGAAGCCTGGAGAGACTCAGCTTGTAAAACTTGAATTTTCGGTGGATGACATGGCTTCTTATGATGATTTGGGTAAGGTTCAGAAGTCTGCCTATGTTCTTGAGGCAGGGGAGTATGTATTTTTTGTCGGAACTTCTGTAAGGGATGTACAAAGAATTGATTTTGTTTATACTGCACCTCAAAACAGAGTTGTAAAGCAGCTTACTGAAAAATTAGCCCCCACTTCATTAAAGGAAAGAATGCGGGCGGATGGAAGTTTTGAGAAACTTCCTCTAAAAGAACCTAATGATCCTGATGCATGCGGTATTGATAAAATGCCCATAGAAATGACACAAGGGTATGCACCGGAAGTTCGTGCAAGAGGTCGTTATCAATTATGGAAAGAGTCACATGAAAACGGCATACATACTCTTTATGAGGTGGCTAACGGCAAGATTTCCATAGATGAATTCCTGGCACAGATGACAGATGAAGAAGTAGCCCATTTATTAGGCGGTCAGCCTAATACAGGGGTTGCCAATACTTTTGGATATGGAAATATGCCAGAATACGGTATCCCTAATGTAATGACTGCTGATGGACCAGCTGGATTACGAATTGCCCCGGAATGTGGGGTTAATACGACTGCCTGGCCTTGTTCAACGCTCTTGGCTTGTACTTGGGATGCAGATATTGTATATGCAGTAGGGGAAGCAGGTGCCAAAGAAGTAAAGGAAAATAACATTTCAGTATGGTTAACTCCGGCAGTGAATATACACAGAAGTCCCTTGTGTGGCCGTAACTTTGAATATTATTCCGAAGATCCGTTTTTAACTGGCAAACTGGCTGCAGCCATGGTAAAAGGGATTCAATCTCAGCATATTGGAGCAACCGTTAAACATTTTGCTCTAAACAACAAGGAGACCAACAGAAAGAACAGCGATTCCAGAGTGTCTGAACGAGCAGCCAGGGAAATTTATTTAAAACCCTTTGAAATCATTGTTAAAGAAGCAAAACCATGGAGCATTATGACCTCTTATAATATCATTAATGGACATCGGGCATCTGAAAATAGAGAGCTGCTGGAAGATATCCTGAGAGGCGAATGGGGATGGGAAGGCATGGTCACTACGGATTGGTGGACCTATGGAGAACATTATAAAGAAGTGAAAGCAGGAAATGATGTCAAAATGGGTTGCGGTTACCCGGAACGTCTTATGGAAGCCAAAGCATTAGGTTTAATTTCTCGACAAGAAATGGAAATTTGTGCAAAGAGGGTTCTTGAGTTAATTTTGAAATTGGATTAAGTAGTGGTGCCTGTTGTTCCTGTTTTAACGTTTTAAATATTGAATCAATTCCTTAATCAGAAGGAGTTGTTGTACTAAATGTATAGTCAACAGCTCCTTTATTATGAGTTGTTCCCTTATTGAGTACGCAAAGGGTTCAAAAGAATTTGACGGATAATCTTGATTTAGACTTTGATACAGATGTCGTCGTAAGATTTCTATAAATATGTTATACTAACAGAGATGGAGGTGAGGGCATGGACTGTGTGAAAATAGGACAGTTGATTGCCAAGCTTAGAAAAGAAAAAAAGCTTACTCAAAAAAATATTGCAGATGCACTGGGGATTCAAAGTAAAACGGTTTCAAAATGGGAATGTGGTTTAGGATGCCCGGATCTGTCTCTATGGCCAGAGTTATCTACC
The genomic region above belongs to Defluviitalea saccharophila and contains:
- a CDS encoding glycoside hydrolase family 3 protein, with product MIKWQRPRFQPNLPLGENNQKVTASKEHRELSKNAAKEGMVLLKNMNHVLPLPKGSKVALFGKGTFDYVKGGGGSGDVTVEYVTNLYNGMKALKERVTVFEELADFYRKNVMEQYAKGAVPGLTVEPEVPRELLAKARAFTDTAIISISRFSGEGWDRKSTFDKNSNNLIGPEALFAKKADGIYENGDFYLTKKEIEMVNVVKEAFNKVIVVLNVGGIVDTEWFVNDDAIQSVLMAWQGGMEGGSAAAELLCGIGNPSGKLSDTFAKRLEDYPSTYNFHESEDYVDYTEDIYVGYRYFETIPGAADKVNYPFGYGLSYTSFDYSVASIRQEKDFIKVLVNVTNTGSMEGKEVIQLYFGASQGLLGKPAKSLIAFQKTRLLKPGETQLVKLEFSVDDMASYDDLGKVQKSAYVLEAGEYVFFVGTSVRDVQRIDFVYTAPQNRVVKQLTEKLAPTSLKERMRADGSFEKLPLKEPNDPDACGIDKMPIEMTQGYAPEVRARGRYQLWKESHENGIHTLYEVANGKISIDEFLAQMTDEEVAHLLGGQPNTGVANTFGYGNMPEYGIPNVMTADGPAGLRIAPECGVNTTAWPCSTLLACTWDADIVYAVGEAGAKEVKENNISVWLTPAVNIHRSPLCGRNFEYYSEDPFLTGKLAAAMVKGIQSQHIGATVKHFALNNKETNRKNSDSRVSERAAREIYLKPFEIIVKEAKPWSIMTSYNIINGHRASENRELLEDILRGEWGWEGMVTTDWWTYGEHYKEVKAGNDVKMGCGYPERLMEAKALGLISRQEMEICAKRVLELILKLD